The following is a genomic window from Elusimicrobiaceae bacterium.
CTTTTAACGTCAAAGGCGGCCGTTGCGAGAAATGTCAGGGCGACGGTATTTTAAAAATACAGATGCAGTTTTTAGCCGACGTCTATGTAAAATGTGAGGAATGTCACGGGAAACGGTTCAATGAGGACACCTTGCAAGTTACTTATAAAGGCAAAAACATTGCCGAAGTATTGGACATGAGCGTCTCTCAGGCATTAGAATTTTTTGATTCTATCCCCAAAATAAAACGTTATTTGAAAACATTAAATGACGTGGGCCTTGGATATATCAAACTCGGCCAAGCGGCTACCACCTTATCGGGCGGAGAGGCACAGCGTGTGAAACTGGCTGATGAACTTTCGCGTAAAGGCACCGGCCGCACCTTATATATTTTAGATGAACCTACCACGGGTCTGCACTTTGCCGACATCGATAAACTTTTACACGTGTTACATGACTTGGCAGATCGCGGCAATACCGTGCTGATTATTGAACATAATTTGGACGTGATTAAAACGGCGGACTGGCTCATTGATTTAGGGCCGGAAGGCGGAGATGGCGGCGGACAAATTGTTTGTGCCGGCACTCCGGCCGATGTGGCGGCGTGCGCAAAATCCTATACCGGCAAATACTTAAAGCCGGAACTGGACGCGGTAGCCGCGTACTTGAAAACACATCCGCAAGAAAAACTGCATACCTCAAAACCTCAAGAAAAGAAAAAACAAACAAAAAAATAAAAGAGAATTAGGGAAGGTAGTAAGTAGTTATATTACCGCTAAAATACCTCTGCCCATTCATTATTTTTATACAGAAATCACCAGCTTTTCCCTGAAATCTCACACCTTGAGTATTGCGTTCGGTACATACAATATAGGACGTCGGTTCTCCTTCATGTCCATTATAAAGCAAGAAACCAGCTCCCTTGTATTTACCTGTCAAATAGGTTATGTAGGTGGATGAAAGAGCATCCGACGTCCATCTGATTTGGATAGACCACTTTCCATTTGAACGAGTATCTGTGATAAAATCTTCCTCTGAACCTTTTTCTGTCCCGATCCACGGTATGTCCACTCCTAAATCACTAAATGTACGAGCATACGTACCATTGGCTAAAAAATAAACTTTTTGTGCGTTTGCGGTATTGCGCAGTAGTATAAGAGCTTGTGATGCCTTCGACTTTTCTACTGCTTTTTGATATTGCGGTAACGCAATCGCCGATAAGATACCAATAATCAACACTACTACTAACAATTCAATGAGCGTAAACGCTCGCTTACTTTTTAACAACATATACAACCTCCTTTGATACTTCATATTGTCATGCTGAGTCGTCGTTGCTCAGCATCTCCTCCGCTTTTTTAAAATAAGGTGAAGGTCCTGAATTACAACCCTTCAGGATGACCGCATTTTATTTACAACAAACAACTTCGTTTATTAATTTTAAAAATGATACAAAAAAAAAAAACAATGTCAAGCTTTTTCTGATCGATCGACGACAAAACGGCCAAAAAATAAATAACAAAAAAGATGAGATCCCCATTACAAGCTTCGGGGATGCCAGTGGCTAGGTGTTTTGAAGATAAAAAAACGGACTCTAAAGAGTCCGTTTGCGTATGTATGATATTTTACTGAGCATGTTTGATGGCGTTTAGTAAATCGTCGGTATCGAACGGTTTATACAAAATACCGTCCGCGCCCAAGCGTTTGGCCTCTGCTGCAATGGTTTCTTGCCGCAGTCCCGTCACCATCCATACTTTAATGGCCGGATACTGTTTTTTAAGTCGGGCCAAAATATCCAATCCGTTTTCCTGCGGAAAAAACACATCCAGTAAAATGAGTTGGGGTGTTTTTTGCTCCAACTTAGCAAATAAATCCGAAGAACCGCCCGCTTCTATCACCACCTCATAGCCGGAGGATTCCAACACATTACGGATGGCAGAACGTAAAATCACAGAATCATCTACTAATCCTATTTGAAACATACATTCCTCTATTTCAAAAACGGCGCCACTAATTTTTCGCCAAAATCTAATAACAACTGCGTATCTTTTTTCGTTGCGGTTTCCGCATATACGCGCACCAAGGGTTCAGTGCCCGACGGACGGACTAATAACCATTCATCATTTTCAAAATAAATTTTCAGCCCATCCAATTCAGATACTT
Proteins encoded in this region:
- a CDS encoding prepilin-type N-terminal cleavage/methylation domain-containing protein: MLLKSKRAFTLIELLVVVLIIGILSAIALPQYQKAVEKSKASQALILLRNTANAQKVYFLANGTYARTFSDLGVDIPWIGTEKGSEEDFITDTRSNGKWSIQIRWTSDALSSTYITYLTGKYKGAGFLLYNGHEGEPTSYIVCTERNTQGVRFQGKAGDFCIKIMNGQRYFSGNITTYYLP
- a CDS encoding response regulator, producing the protein MFQIGLVDDSVILRSAIRNVLESSGYEVVIEAGGSSDLFAKLEQKTPQLILLDVFFPQENGLDILARLKKQYPAIKVWMVTGLRQETIAAEAKRLGADGILYKPFDTDDLLNAIKHAQ